In one window of Acidobacteriota bacterium DNA:
- a CDS encoding sigma-54 dependent transcriptional regulator, whose protein sequence is MSRGHILVIDDEHSLREFLTILLEQEGYEVTTADSVASGTKTVLDGNFDLVMCDLKLPDGTGLDVLAEARKQQVESPFIIITAHTTPQHALEALRAGAAEYLSKPFNVDDLKLILEKLTGGGAIEEHPQDVPNFIGSSPAISRILNMVPRLAATPSTVFITGESGTGKELLAQAIHAFSAAANGPFLSVNCGALPEGLLESELFGHVRGSFTGAVRDHKGLFVEAEGGTLFLDEVGELTPLMQVKLLRVLQERRVRPVGSSQEIDVSVRVLAATNRDLEQAVKNGEYREDLYYRLNVLHLHLPPLRQRIEDVPEL, encoded by the coding sequence GAGCAGGAGGGATACGAGGTCACAACCGCCGACTCGGTGGCATCCGGAACAAAGACCGTGCTCGATGGAAACTTTGATCTCGTCATGTGCGACCTCAAGCTGCCGGACGGAACCGGCCTCGATGTTCTTGCGGAGGCGCGGAAGCAACAGGTCGAAAGCCCGTTCATCATCATCACCGCCCACACTACGCCGCAACACGCGCTCGAGGCGCTTCGAGCCGGCGCAGCCGAGTACCTGTCGAAACCATTCAACGTCGATGACCTCAAGCTCATCCTCGAAAAGTTGACCGGCGGAGGGGCTATCGAAGAGCATCCTCAGGATGTACCGAACTTCATCGGATCGAGTCCCGCAATTTCCCGCATCCTGAACATGGTGCCCCGTCTCGCCGCAACGCCATCCACGGTCTTCATCACCGGCGAAAGCGGAACCGGCAAGGAGCTCCTGGCGCAGGCTATTCACGCGTTTTCTGCCGCCGCCAACGGTCCCTTCCTTTCGGTCAACTGCGGCGCGTTACCCGAAGGGCTCCTCGAATCGGAGCTCTTCGGCCACGTCCGGGGATCATTCACGGGTGCGGTACGGGATCACAAGGGTCTCTTCGTCGAAGCCGAGGGCGGCACGCTGTTTCTCGATGAGGTCGGAGAGCTGACGCCGCTGATGCAGGTCAAGCTTCTGCGGGTTCTCCAGGAGCGCCGCGTGCGGCCGGTTGGCTCGAGCCAGGAGATCGACGTGTCGGTTCGGGTGCTTGCGGCCACCAACCGGGACCTGGAGCAGGCGGTCAAGAACGGCGAGTATCGCGAGGATCTCTACTACCGCCTCAACGTTCTTCATCTGCACCTGCCTCCGCTGCGCCAGCGGATCGAGGACGTTCCCGAACTC